Genomic window (Brassica rapa cultivar Chiifu-401-42 unplaced genomic scaffold, CAAS_Brap_v3.01 Scaffold0546, whole genome shotgun sequence):
ctgatcaggacatgCCCGTTAGTGGGTGCGAGTGCTAGTACGTTTTTCCGAGAGACAAGGTCGTGCTCGTGCGTAAGCATCGCTTAAAACAATTCGCGCTCCTACTTGTTGGgagattatttttgttatagcTGTACCCGGTGAagggctgcctacgtacctgtAGGAGAGGATCAAGCCATTCGTAGTTCGTTTTGGTTAGTGAAAGTGGCAGTGGATGCGCattcacttgttttttttttttttttttgagagtgAAAGTGACAAAGGCGTCATTCACTCGTTGATCGAGCAAGGCTCCTTGAGTGCTCGGTCTTCGGGCTCGTGCTTAAGAGTAGTATCATCGAAGGTGCATGGAGTTCCATGCTCTGGAAACGGGTTCGCCGGTCGACGTCTCGAGTCGGTAGACTCCTGGTTTAACGACTTGAGTAATTTTGTATGTCCCTTCCCAGTTAGTTCCGAGCTTGCCTATATTCAGCTCCTTAGTGTTTTCGAACACTTTGCGTAGTACTATGTCGCCCAGTTCAAGAGGTCGAGACTTGACCTTCTTGTTGTAGTAACCTTCGATCTGATGCTGATAATTTTGGATGCGGAGCAGTGCTTGGTCGCGGCGTTCTTCTATAGCGTCCAGGGCGTCGAAGAGCATATCGCTGTTGAGCTCGACATTCTGCGGCATCGTCGATCGTCGCAGACTGGTTACGTTGAGTTCGGCGGGAGCCATGGCTTCGACTCCGTGTGCCATCGAGAAAGGAGTTGATTTCGTTGCTCCTCGAGGAGTTGTTCTGTGTGACCAGAGAACACCGTCGAGTTCGTCTGCCCAATATCCTTTTTTTAGGTCGAGGCGTTTTTTCAAACCGTCTATTATGATTTTGTTGGTCGCCTCGGCTTGACCGTTTCTCTGGGGATATCGTGGACTTGATGTGTTGAGTTGGATTCTCCATCTCTCGCAGAACTCTTGGAATTTGTTCGATATGAATTGGGAGCCGTTGTCAGTCACTATCTCATAGGGTAGGCCGTGGAGACAGATGATGTTCTTCCACACAAATCGTTGGACCTCTTTTTCTGTGATGCTTGCGAACGCTTCCGCCTCAATCCACTTCGTGAAGTAGTCTGTCAAGACCAGGACAAAGCGTTTCTGTTGAGAACTCGGCATCGGGCCGATTATGTCCATTCCCCATCGCATGAAAGGGTATGGAGCTGTCATTGTTCGTAGTAACTGCGTCGGGGAGTGGATCGTCGAGGCGTGTTGCTGGCACTGATCGCATCGCTGGGCGTAAGCTTTGCAGTCTGCATTCATTGTTGGCCAGTAGAAACCGAGACTCTTTACTTCTAAAGCAAGTGCTCGACCTCCAGAATGATTTCCTGCAGCGCCTTCATGCGTTTCAGCCATGACTAAATGCGTCTCCTCGCCTTTGATGCACTTCAGAAGCACCTTGGTTGCGGTCCATTGGTGGAGTTCTCCATCGAGGACGACATAATGGGAACTCCGCGTCTTGAGTCGTCTTGCAATCCATTTCTCGGAAGGTAGCTTTCCATCGACCAAATAGTCGATAAATTCTGTCCTCCAGTCAATGGTGTCATTTGACACCTCTTCGAAGACTTGATCTGCGGGCGTGACTTCGGTTATTGGTGCTACGACGGCGGTCTCGTTGGGAGTCAGGTCGATGCTTGGTTTGTCGATCTTGTGGATAGGAATGGTACGTTTCACCTGAACGCGATCTGCTACCTAGGGCAGCGAGGGCATCAGCACATAGGTTCTCTCCTGTGGGGACTTTGGTGAGTTCGAAGAATTGGAAATCTTTGGCGAGTGCTTGGACGATCTTAAGGTATGCATCCATTCGTTTGTTGTGGGCGTTGTAGTCGCCACTAAACTGACTAGTTACGAGTTGTGAGTCGCAGTATGCGCTGAGGCGTCTTGCCTTGACTGCCTTGGTGAGTCGTAGTCCTGCGATCAACGACTCGGACTCTGCTTCATTGTTTGAAGCAGCGAAGCCGAAGCTGAACGACTGTCTGATCAATTCTCCTGTCGGGTATTGCAACTGCACTCCCGCTCCTGATCCTTTGTTTGTCGACGACCCGTCGACGTGGAGTATCCAATTTTGACTCGGGAGGATTAGGTCTTGCTCGAGCTCTGGTGCGAGCTCGATGAGAAAATCTGCGAGGACTTGAGATTTCGCGGCTGTTCGATTCTTGAAGACAATGTCGTGCTCGCTGAGTTCGATAGCCCACTTCGATAACCGTCCGGATTGATTAGTTTTCTGCATCACCGTTCGCAATGGTTGAATTGTCAATACTTCGATTGTGTGCGACTGGAAGTAGGGACGCAGCTTTCTCGCCGATGTTACAACGGCGAGAGCCATCTTCTCAAGGGTAGGGTATCGAGTCTCCGGATCAGTCATGCGCTTGCTCGTGTAGAAGATAGGCTTATGTTCTCCTTGATCCTCTCGGATGAGGACGCTGCTGACTGCGGTTGAGGATACGGCGATATAGAGGGAGAGTGTATCGCCGGTTTCGGGTTTGGACAATACGGCAGGAGTTGTGAGATACTCCTTGAGTTTTTTGAACGCCTCTTCGCACTTCTCATCCCAAACGAAGCGTTTGTTTCCCCGCAACAGCTCGTAGAAAGGAAGGCATTTGTCCGTAGATCTGGAAATGAAGCGATTCAGGGCCGCGATTCTTCCTGTGAGTCGTTGGACTTCTCTGCCGGTTTTTGGGCTGGGGAGGTCAAGTATGGCGGTGATCTGTTTAGGATTTGCCTCAATTCCTCGCTGGGTGTCGTCACTCAACCGACTCTTCGGCCACTCGTTTTCTCTCATCACTTGGCGCAGATCGTTCTCTCGTCACTTGACCGACGAGTCGTCACTCGATCGACAAATCATCACTCGACCGACGAGTCCTCACTTGACCGATGAGTCCTCACTTGACTGTTCTATCGTCACTTCGACCGACGAGTCCTCACTCAACCGACGAGCGTTCTCTCGCAGTCGCTTGGCTCGATCTCTCACGGTCACTCACTCGCTCTCACGGTCACGGTCACATAACAAAACAATCTCCCAACATGTAGGAGCGCGAATTGTTTTGAGCGATGCTTACGCACGAGAACGACCTTGTCTCTCGGACAAGCGTACTAGCACTCGCACCCACTAACGAGcatgtcctgatcagacacaTGCTCGAGGGATTTTCGGTCGTATCGCGGTCCCGACCCATGCGATCGAGACGACAACTTTCAATCATAAGGAGCCAACCTCCTTTGAGAGGGGACTCTTGGCTCTCTTGGACTCTCTTTTGGTCTCTCATCCATCTCTCTCCACTTCAAGAGAGAGAAACACCTCTCCACATGCTTTTACCTAAGCACTTGTGATCCTTTGTTGTAGAACTACGATTTGCTTGATCCCCTTTCAGGGTACGTAGGCAACCCTTCACCGGGTCCAGCTATAATCATTAAACATCTTTTTCTTATTCTCTTCGAGTCCTCGTCTCGTTCATTCAAGCGCAGATCTTTCTCTCGTCACTTGATCCACGAGTCGTCACTCGATCGACAAATCATCACTCGACCGACGAGTCCTCACTCGACCGACGAGTCCTCACTTGATTGACGAGTCCTAACTCGACCGACGATTCCTCACTCGACCGACGAGTCCTCACTCGACCGACGTGTCCTCACTCGACCGACGAGTCCTCACTCGACCGACGAGTCCTCACTTGACCGACAAGTCCTCACTCGATCGACGAGTCCTCACTCGACCGACGAGTCCTCACTCGAACGATGAGTCTTCACTCAACCGTACTTTGACCGACGAGTCCTCAGTCGACCAACGAGTCCTCACTTGACCGACGAGTCCTCACTCGATCGACGAGTCCTCACTCGACCGACGAATCCTCACTCGACCGTACTTCGACCGATGAGTCCTCACTCGACCGACGAGTCCTCACTTGACCGACGAGTCCTCACTCGACCAAAGAGTCGTCACTCGACCGTTCTCTTCGAGTGGTCTCCATCCGGTTCAAGCTCAGCATGAAGATTTCTCCTAACCCCACTGACGAGTCCTCGTCTCATTTATTCACTAGTTTGTTGACAGTTCTCGGTTCAaacagtatacatatcagcacgttggtccatgtgggctgtctgttcagtacacacatgacgtccgtggctgtccgtgtgtgtccgtatgtgtccgtcagcacacacaggacgtccgtggtctccgtcagcacacacaggacgtccgtgtgtgtccttcagcacacacaggacgtctgtggctgtctgtgtgtgtccgtgtgtgtccgtcagaacacacaggacgtccgtggctgtccatcagtacacatattagcacattggtccttggactcagcacgctgacccttcccgtggactgttcgggtgattttggcccacgtgcgctgtatgttcagtacacacaggacgtccgtgggtgtccaccagcacacacaggacgtctgtggctgtccgtgtgtgtccgtctgtgtctgtcagcacacacaggacgttcgtggctgtccatcagtacacatatcagcacgctggcccttcccatgcactgtttgggtgatttctggcccacgtgggctgtctgttcagtacacacaggttgtccgtgggtgtccgccagcacacagaggacgtccgtggctgtccgtcagcacacacaggacgtccgtggctgtctgtgtgtgcttgtgtgtgtctgtcagcacacacataacgtccgtgggtctccgtcagcacacataggacgtctatgtgtgtccgtcagcacacacaggacgtctgtggctgtccgtgtgtgtccgtgtgtgtccgttagcacacacaggacgtccgtggctgtccatcagcacacatatcagcacgttggtccttggactcagcacactgacccttcccgtggactgctcgggtgattttggcccacgtgggctgtctattcagtacacacaggacgtccgtaggtgtccaccagcacacacaggacgtttgtggctgtgtgtgtccgtgtgtgtccggctgtgtccgtcagcacacacaggatgtccgtggctgtccatcagtacacatatcagcacgttggtccttggactcagcacgctggcccttcccgtggactttttgggtgatttttggcccacgtgggctgtctgttcagtacacacaggacgtccgtgggtgtccgccagcacacacaggacgtcagtggcggtccgtgtgtgtccgtgtgtgtttgtctgtgtccgtcagcacacacaggaagtctgtggctgtccatcagtacacatatcagcacgttggtccttggactcagcacgctggcccttcccgtggactgtttgggtgatttttggcccacgtgggctgtctgttcagtacacacaggttgtccgtgggtgtccgccagcacacagaggacgtccgtggctgtctgtggctgtccgtcagcacacacatgacgtctgtgggtgtccgtcagcacacacaggacgtccgtgtgtgtctgttagcacacacaggacgtccgtgggtatccgtcaaCACAcccagaacgtccgtgtgtgtccgtcagcacacaaaggacgtctgtggctgtccatgtgtgtccgtgtgtgtccgtcagcacacacaggacgtctgtggctgtccatcagtacacatatcagcactttggccgtggactcagcacgctggcccttcccatggactgtttgggtgatttttggcccacgtgggctgtctgttcagtacacacaggacgtccgtgggtgtccgccagaacacacaggacgtctgtggctgtctgtggctctccgtcagcacacacaggacgtctgtggcggtccttgtgtggccgtgtgtgtccgtcagcacacacaggacgtccgtgggtgtccgtcagcacacacaggacgtccgtgtttgtccttcagcacacacaggacgtctgtggctgtctgtgtgtgtccgtgtgtgtccgtcagcacacacgggacgtccgtggctgtccatcagtacacatatcagtacgttggtccttggactcagcacgctgacccttcccgtggactgttcgggtgattttggcccacgtcggctgtctgttcagtacacacaggacgtccgtgagtgtccaccagcacacacaggacgtccgtggctgtccgtgtgtgtccatgtgtgtccgtcaccacacaccggacgtccgtggctgtccatcagttcacatatcagcacattggtccttggactcagcacgctggcccttcccgtggactgtttgggtgatttttcgcccacgtgggctgtctgttcattacacacaagacgtccgtggacgtccgtggctgtccgtcagcacacacaggacgtccgtggctgtctgtggctgtccgtcagcacacacaggacgtccgtggctgtccgtgtgtgtctgtgtgtgtccgtcagcacacacaggacgtccgtgggtctccggcagcacacacaggacgtccgtgtgtgtctgtcagcacacacaggatgtccgtgtgtgtccgtgtgtgtccgtctgtgtccgtcagcacacacacaggacgtccgtggctgtccatcagtacatatatcagcacgttggtctttggactcagcacgctggcccttcccgtggactgtttgggtgatttttggcccacgtgggctgtctgttcagtacacacaggacgtctgtgggtgtccgtgtaacatcccggatcctgaataagatcattgggacggccatggttcgaggaaacgtactagtcgGTCTTAAGACATCatggcaagcgttccatggccggataagaaggttaaggacgtaagaaacttagacttaaccttacacaagtcgagagtcagctagaccGAGCAGGACGACTGGATCGGGTAGCTcaaccagctcaacggagttaggttatgctcactccagctcggacACTACAAGGTctgctccactagctggactactagctcactcagctgaggcagctgggggtcagctcatctcagctggaaggactgttcgggtttcggtccgatggtccgggtctgggccGGTGGCAGGCCATGGGGTCTGGCCATGAGGtcatggaccgttggggcttgggacaaggccgtgggctaagtccagaagagttgggtaaggctttgggcctctgtccggcccaaacccatgcggtattggcgaagggacgcatgcggccgagagggtgtaacccttggccgattgttcccatccgctggccagtcatgcctgttcatGGGGCAAGAGTTACCCCctcttttctataaatatggggtcctctctgtcgatttcattcatccaatgcAGAGTagaatactcagagaaatcgtagagagagagaaagaaagagagagagagtttccggccaaagcaacaccgattgtgtggtggttaggtttccggcgatctgatcgtttgtgaagcaacctccgatcaagtatgggagaccgagagcaggagaagagcgtGGAGAACCCTTACCTGGTTCAAAAGGTATGTGGTGGGCTTTGGCCGCACCAgtccgaacggacggtccttgtgaccgcaccgcggctctggacgGTTCATTAGACCCGGCCACTTCTCCTCTtattgtttctatccggtcctttctcttctttctgattatgcacgaagggttgtgttggttcagtccaagggacacgttcctagactggccggacataaccaaaccgctaacctagacgctggtcggttagacggtcggttcgaatcgcaccatataCTGGGCGGTTGGACTAAACGGTTgggcatgtcccaagaggcacgagtggccaaaggtcacgagttacccatggttgtgagttgccaaaggatgtaagtaaccaagggttacgaacgCCAAGTGGTACGAGCACCAAGTgatacgaggaccaagaggtaccaaaggCCGAAGGGGTGCGTGTAccaaacggtgcctgttgaggCAGGTCGTGTctgttccttagggatcagaccatgtcttgtccgttgagacaagtacacggtcTGTCcaggccagggtaagagtcgcaaggtccgagcGGCTATTGGCCTgaccggattgggcgtgaggcttactcggccgttggatccaggcccaagtcCGGATTTGGTAAGGAAGTccattgggccattgagccggacttcatctaggccggtcgcacctagattctatccggatggacggattggtcttcgggatgaTCTGGACtattcgtgtgttctgtttatctattctgggctgtctatctgattctaagtcaaggggtggttggttgaatgacttaggattcggtaggcaggttcatatctttttataagtatattatcTGAGGTTTATtaatgttctaggaaccaagccaagcattgtaggatcgaccagtcctattctcggttatgattaatgcttaccttgttgtggtttcaggaactaaggatggttctggtcaagccaaggagccgtgaaggctcggtcagtgagaggctgtgtaacgtgtggttagatgatgctagggacgaactagtgattgtctatgaaactgttaagaagttgtgtattggatctcatgtctCTAAGTTATACAAAGCTTacacattgttattccgctgtgctatctgttcaattgatttagaacctcagattcgaacatgacttagtaaatgaaagacttaaaaatgaaccaaacaagcaaagaaattgattaagtaggaAACGGGTTCAGTcttgtcgagaggccggattcgggtgttATAAGTTGGTATCAGCGCCAGGTTGagtctaggatagttgggttatgtagtccacacacacgcagccagctgattcagtctcacggtgaggtttgatagttaggtctagggattaattgtcacggttatgttatgtatatattgtcCTAACAATGTTGGAatccttagagcatctccaagggcactctattttttcctctataatttacactaaaatagagtaactctattatagagttaaatttgctccaatggttcactctataatagagttactctataatagagttactctataatagagtgaaatatagagtaatccaattttttttactccaaatatagagtgaaaaaacaagaatactctatatttcactctattatagagtaactctattatagagtgaaccattggagcaaatccaactctataatagagttactctattttagagtaaaatatagagaaaattatagagtaccattggagatggtcttaggctgggaaaagcaaatcgggaaagacccgaaggagtaagaaaacggCTGGTCTGTCaagtcaagcggccgcggaTGGAATTAATCTGTCCGGGTTACCAACCGAGCCGGCTGCAACTAACACCGGTGAtgtgttaccgactgaccaggccaatcttacgggaacACAACAAGAAGGTCAGCAACACCAGGAGAGcgacgaggaagtggaatcctcgaacgctaaccgtgatggtgaccagagTGAGCAAAGGGCCGAGGGAACGGCCAACATGCCCTCAGTACTGTCCCgtgaggacttgttagaggccctGAAAGTAATGGGTAATCAGGTGGCGGttatgactcagctgttcactccactagtgaattcatcagttggtcaagctacacctgtagctacGGCTACACCTATTGCTACGGGTACAACTGTGGacacggttgaggtgatcgagatcgatccaccggaagggtctgtaaagaaggttgactatttgagtttgcttcaacatctatcaAGACTGGGTACGAAGCAATTCTTAGGCAGCACCGACCCggttgtggcagatgagtggaggagtaggctagtccgaaacttccaatcaactcgctgtccagaggattacagacgagacattgcggttcacttcctggaaggggacgtgcataattggtggcttgcagtggacaagcgcaccaatggaagtctcacaagttttgcggactttgaaattgaattcaactgcaaatactttcctgctgaggcttgggatcgtctggaagctaagtttctagatttggtccaaggccgcaggaccgtactgGAGTACGacgaagagttcaaccgactcagacgatttgttggaagagagctggaggacaaAGCAGTCCAGGTctgtaggttcatccgaggcctaaggccggaactgaagacccactgctcgatccgcactttgaACACCGttggagaactggtggaacgggtggctttgttggagtctaacttggctgaggaATCTAAGCTTAaagctaagccacagtctggcccattgggcaagacgaatgataaaaagagaaaatgggaccaggtggacggaggtaagacctctggtggccgacctgcgtgttccaaatgtggacggaaccatcccggtgagtgctggaaggccaagggagcttgtgttcgttgtggcagcatggaccatggggttcagaactgtcctcgaccgaaccagTCTGggagaagcggccagatgacctgtttccattgtggccagcaaggacatttccaatcagAGTGTCCCAAGCAGCAAGGAAGTCAgaggaagggccgtggagattcaggaaaggcgtcccaaggcaaaccaaccacaacaccgagggtgtataAACTGTCACGAGAAGACGGAGATTTCGGATcctttgattcgatctctggaaccctcatggtcggtggggtaaaaacccacgtgcttttcgactcaggggctacacatagttttgtgagaccgggactggtcggaaagggtctgttctgtctggattctggtgataattttgggatagtgagggcggccggtgggcaagccatgaactcactaggtctcatgtcgaatatcccagtacagatccagggaaaggtcttccctgtgaatctggtatgtgtccacctaaagaatcaagatgtgatcttaggtatggattggttgggaaagtaccaAGCGACTCTCGatgccataagggtcgtgtgcaattggagaatggaattcacccggtagagtaccaaggtctgtgtcagtctcaagagaaagtagtggtttcagcaggtcgagcgattcggatgctggaacagggttgtcagtcattcttggctacaatgACAACTACAGAACCTGACAattctggttttctgttagacccacgcgaggattcgttggtgtccgagttccaggatgtgtttcagtcgctacagggtgtcccccctgataggtccgatcctttccagattgaactggaaccagggacagctccgctgtccaagagtctgtatcgaatggctccggccgagatggctgagctgagaagcaattggaagaattgcttgacaaggggttcatacggccaagtagctccccttggggtgcaccagtcctctttgtgaaaaagaaggatggtagcattcgtctgtgcatcgactatcgagggttgaacagggtaactgtgaagaacaagtatccgttgcccaggatagacgagctgttgggtcagctgaaaggagctaagtggttttcaaaaatcgatttggcctcgggatatcatcagatacctatagagccaaatgacaTTAGGAAAacagcatttaggaccaggtacggccattaCAAATTCGTAGTGATggcgttcggtctgaccaatgcacttgctgcattcatgaaaatgatgaacagcgtgttccgagacttcttggatgaatcagtgatcatcttcgttgatgatatcctgatttactccaaggacgaggaatctcatcggaaacatttgagagccgtgttggaacgattacgagagcataaactttttgctaaactcagcaagtgcagtttttCGCAAAatagtattgggttcctcggtcatattgtctctgaccagggcgtctcagtggatccagagaagatcagggcaatcaaggattggccccgaccacgcagtgccacgaaagttagaagcttccttgggctggcaggttactatagaaagtttatgaagggattcgcaagcttggcttagccgatgacacggttgactaggaaggacgttaagttcacatggtctgacgAGTGTACGAGATGTTTCTCCTCACTTAAGGATATCTtaactagcgcacccgtcctggttctcccggaggcagaccaaccttatgtggtctacacggatgcgtccaacactggactcggttgcgtgttgacccaacatgggaaggtcattgcttaCGTGTCAAGGaagctgaagaaacatgagggaaactaccccacccatgaccttgaaatggctgcggtagtgttcgccttaaagatttggcgatcatatttatatggggccaaagtccagatacttacagaccataaaagtctgaagtatatatttacccagcctgagttaaacttaaggcagaggaggtggatggagttcgtggccgactacGACCTAGATATCACTTACTGTCCGGGCAAGGCCAACCTTGTGGCTGACGCCTTGAGCCAGAAACGAGAAGATGCTGCGGCCGGTAGCGGAACGGATGAGCCGGATGAGGCGGGACGTTTCAAAGTATTTAAACGGACGAAACGTCCCGCCTCATCCGGCTCATCCGTTCCGCTACCGGCCGCAGCATCTTCTCGTTTCTGGCTCAAGGCGTCAGCCACAAGGTTGGCCTTGCCCGGACAGTAAGTGATATCTAGGTCgtagtcggccacgaactccatccacctcctctgccttaagtttaactcaggctgggtaaatatatacttcagacttttatggtccgtaagtatctggactttggccccatataaatatgatcgccaaatctttaaggcgaacactaccgcagcctattctcggttatgattaatgcttacctggttgtggtttcaggaactaaggatggttctggtcaagccaaggagccgtgaaggctcggtcagtgagaggctgtgtaacgtgtggttagatgatgctagggacgaactagtgattgtctatgaaactgttaagaagttatgtattggatctcatgtttctaagtaatacaaagtttacacATTGTTATTctgctgtgctatctgttcaattgatttagaacctcagattcgaacatgacttagtagatgaaagacttaaaaatgaatcaaacaagcaaagaaattgattaagtagaaAACAGGTTCAGTcttgtcgagaggccggattcgggcgttacagtccgccagcacacacaggacgtccgtgtgtgtctgtcagcacacacaggacgtccgtgggtgtccgtcagcacacacaggacgtccgtgtgtgtctgtcagcacacacaggacgtccgtggctgtccgtgtgtgtccgtgtgtgtccgtcagctcacacaggacagccgtggctgtctatcagtacacatatcagcacgttggtccttggactcagcacgctgacccttcctgtggactgtttgggtgatttttggcccacgtaggctgtctgttcagtacacacaggacgtccgtgggtgtccgccagcacacacaggacgtctgtggttgtctgtgcctgtccgtcagcacaaacaggacgtccgtggctgtccgtgtgtgtccgtgtgtgtccgtcagcacaccactacaag
Coding sequences:
- the LOC117130551 gene encoding uncharacterized protein LOC117130551, translated to MRENEWPKSRLSDDTQRGIEANPKQITAILDLPSPKTGREVQRLTGRIAALNRFISRSTDKCLPFYELLRGNKRFVWDEKCEEAFKKLKEYLTTPAVLSKPETGDTLSLYIAVSSTAVSSVLIREDQGEHKPIFYTSKRMTDPETRYPTLEKMALAVVTSARKLRPYFQSHTIEVLTIQPLRTVMQKTNQSGRLSKWAIELSEHDIVFKNRTAAKSQVLADFLIELAPELEQDLILPSQNWILHVDGSSTNKGSGAGVQLQYPTGELIRQSFSFGFAASNNEAESESLIAGLRLTKAVKARRLSAYCDSQLVTSQFSGDYNAHNKRMDAYLKIVQALAKDFQFFELTKVADRVQVKRTIPIHKIDKPSIDLTPNETAVVAPITEVTPADQVFEEVSNDTIDWRTEFIDYLVDGKLPSEKWIARRLKTRSSHYVVLDGELHQWTATKVLLKCIKGEETHLVMAETHEGAAGNHSGGRALALEVKSLGFYWPTMNADCKAYAQRCDQCQQHASTIHSPTQLLRTMTAPYPFMRWGMDIIGPMPSSQQKRFVLVLTDYFTKWIEAEAFASITEKEVQRFVWKNIICLHGLPYEIVTDNGSQFISNKFQEFCERWRIQLNTSSPRYPQRNGQAEATNKIIIDGLKKRLDLKKGYWADELDGVLWSHRTTPRGATKSTPFSMAHGVEAMAPAELNVTSLRRSTMPQNVELNSDMLFDALDAIEERRDQALLRIQNYQHQIEGYYNKKVKSRPLELGDIVLRKVFENTKELNIGKLGTNWEGTYKITQVVKPGVYRLETSTGEPVSRAWNSMHLR